The following proteins are encoded in a genomic region of Ctenopharyngodon idella isolate HZGC_01 chromosome 12, HZGC01, whole genome shotgun sequence:
- the LOC127523790 gene encoding mRNA decay activator protein ZFP36L2-A-like, producing MSASVLSSIYDFDREKVPNSNAIYLHNMLEKRNVGVPFAASNTNSNRSFGYFRSNSTNMDFNMSNRLQIGFESSTPAFMNKENKYRDRAFSDTGERSQQLQEILQQKPGSQINSTRYKTELCRPFEENGSCKYGEKCQFAHGYHELRNLSRHPKYKTEPCRTFHTIGFCPYGPRCHFIHNADERRAATSNTQPRLSRDIGVLGEKESSNPFLRQRERPKLHHSLSFSGFSSSRSNESMLIDNPTSRTPPPPTCALTPSSPCLNAFTFPDQDLKAFLAPIIPQTQNAFTHQTSGGLYGNIQTNTCPPSPPFKMSHLPSMRPLSESPVFDSPPSPPDSLSDPEGYLSGSCCSSGTISGSESPSMDANRRLPIFSRLSISDD from the exons atgtctgCTTCGGTGCTGTCTTCCATATATGACTTCGACAGG GAAAAAGTCCCGAATTCAAATGCAATCTATCTCCACAATATGCTGGAAAAGAGGAATGTCGGGGTCCCATTTGCTGCTTCCAATACCAACAGCAACAGGTCTTTCGGTTATTTCAGGAGTAACTCGACAAACATGGACTTCAACATGAGCAACAGGCTCCAGATTGGTTTTGAGAGCTCAACACCTGCCTTCatgaataaagaaaataagtacAGAGACCGTGCGTTTAGTGACACGGGGGAACGCAGTCAACAACTTCAGGAAATCCTTCAGCAAAAGCCCGGCTCTCAGATCAACTCAACCCGCTACAAAACtgaactttgcagaccttttgaGGAAAACGGCTCATGCAAGTATGGAGAAAAGTGTCAGTTTGCTCATGGCTATCACGAACTGAGAAACCTGTCCCGCCACCCGAAGTACAAAACTGAGCCGTGTCGCACATTCCACACTATCGGTTTCTGCCCGTATGGCCCCCGCTGCCACTTCATTCACAATGCAGATGAGCGCAGAGCTGCCACGAGTAACACTCAACCGAGGCTCAGCCGGGATATTGGTGTTCTGGGAGAGAAGGAGTCATCAAACCCATTCCTGAGACAGCGGGAAAGACCTAAGCTGCACCACAGCCTGAGCTTTTCCGGCTTCTCCAGCTCCCGCAGCAATGAGTCTATGTTGATTGACAACCCAACATCACGCACGCCCCCACCGCCCACCTGCGCACTCACTCCCAGTTCACCCTGTCTGAATGCGTTCACTTTCCCAGATCAGGATCTTAAGGCTTTTCTTGCCCCCATCATCCCTCAGACCCAAAACGCTTTTACCCATCAAACCAGCGGGGGCTTGTACGGTAACATCCAGACCAACACTTGCCCGCCATCGCCACCTTTCAAAATGAGCCACTTGCCCTCCATGCGTCCACTCTCAGAGTCTCCAGTGTTCGATTCTCCACCAAGCCCGCCGGATTCCCTCTCAGATCCCGAGGGGTACCTGAGCGGCTCTTGCTGTTCCTCCGGCACAATCAGTGGCTCGGAGTCGCCCAGTATGGACGCAAATAGACGTTTGCCAATCTTCAGCAGGCTGTCGATTTCAGACGATTGA